In Castanea sativa cultivar Marrone di Chiusa Pesio chromosome 6, ASM4071231v1, a single window of DNA contains:
- the LOC142638423 gene encoding uncharacterized protein LOC142638423, with protein sequence MAEVRDGNHTNYHDMFRMTLDLFYHLIDELKHYGYLKEGKGCVDVQEAMAIFLYIVGHNTRMRPMTDRFQHSTEIVDRKFRRVLWAVHTYGQHLIKPDQNMRSIGAIDGTHISARPSAERLQPHRSHKSTVTTNIMCACDHDMRFTYVYSGWEGSANDSRVFEEAIKDPKHGFRWPPESMRL encoded by the exons ATGGCTGAAGTGAGAGATGGAAATCATACCAATTATCATGACATGTTCCGCATGACACTAGATCTATTCTATCACTTGATTGATGAGCTGAAACATTATGGGTACTTGAAGGAAGGGAAGGGGTGTGTTGATGTGCAGGAGGCAATGGCCATATTCTTGTACATCGTCGGCCATAATACTCGAATGCGACCTATGACAGATAGATTTCAGCATTCCACTGAAATTGTGGATCGCAAGTTTCGTAGGGTGTTATGGGCTGTCCACACATATGGCCAACATTTAATCAAGCCCGATCAGAATATG AGAAGCATAGGAGCTATCGACGGAACACATATTAGTGCTCGGCCTTCAGCGGAAAGACTCCAGCCTCACAGGAGTCACAAGAGCACTGTTACAACCAACATCATGTGTGCATGTGACCATGACATGCGATTTACGTATGTCTATTCTGGTTGGGAAGGAAGTGCGAACGACTCAAGGGTGTTTGAAGAAGCTATTAAAGACCCGAAGCATGGATTTCGATGGCCTCCAGAAAGTATGCGTCTTTAA